The Rhinolophus sinicus isolate RSC01 linkage group LG07, ASM3656204v1, whole genome shotgun sequence genomic interval ATAAGTGAaatcaaaaatcttaaaatatatatagctcGAGCAATGTTGACAAAAGTATGCAGGTATAGACCATCATCCAGATAAAGACACAAAACATTCAACCACCCCAGAAAATTCCCTCACACCCCTTTTCCGGATAATTTGAATGCCCCGTCCTTACACAGAGCAGTTGCATGACTCACCATAGCCTAGACTGGCCTATAATGACCTTCATATAAATAATTACGCAGTATGTTGTATCGCATTTATTTTGCTCAGCGCCAACGCTTTTGAGGTTCATCTCAGTTGCTGCATGTATCAATAGgccattcttttttatgagtagtattccattgtctgccTAGATCATATTATCCATTCTCTGGTGGGTGGAAATTTGATAGTTTACAATTTTCTGTTGTTAGGAATCAAGCTGCTATGAACGTTTATTTCTCTTAGTACACCTAAGAGTGAAACTGCTGAATCACATGGTAGATGTATTTAACTTTACTAGATACAGTCAAATAGTTCCAAAGTAGTTacaacattttacattcctacccaTCATGTGCAAGTTCCTCCATGTTCTCATTAATGCTTGGTATTGACAGTTGTTTTCCAATGGTAGCCAGTTAGCCATGGCATGCATTCTGCAATTTTAGTCATTTAGTGGTATCTTGCTgtggttttaattcacatttctttgATGATAAGTGAGGTTGACAGCCTTTTTATATACTTCTTGgccttttgtatattttcctctgtaaagtgtctgttcaagtcttttgctccTTACCTGGcatgtctttttattactgagttgcaGTTCTTTACATACAACGGGTAAGAGTCCTCtgtcaaatatatgtattttgaatattttatcccAATTTGTGGCTTCCATTTTCACATTCTTTATGGAGGATTTTGATgaggaaaagcttttaattttgatgaagtccaatttatcaatttttttccctttttaattagTGCTTTTTATATCCTATTTGAAATTAGTCTCCTCCAAATTGTGAAGACTTTCTCCTGGAATTTTTATTTCACAAGTCACCTTTAggttaatttttctgtatggtgTTAGGTTGAAGTCAaggatcatttttttctttttttcatatttttccagttatttcaaCACCATTTGTCAAAAAGATTATCCTATTCCTTTTAGATACATTGgaacctttgtcaaaaatcaattgaccatgtATAGTTCTCTTTCCGgtttctctattctgtcccattgatatATTTGTCTAAATTTATGCCAAGTTCATATTGTCTTCACTACTGAAGTTTAGTAAAAAGTCTTCAAGTCAGGTGGTGGAAGTCTTCCaacttggttctttttcaaaattgttttggctatttgaagtcctttgcatttccacataaaatttgaaatcacCTTGTCAATTCCACCCAAAAAAAGCCTTCTAGGATTTTTAACTGGGATGCACTGAATCTATGTATCACTTTGGGGAAACAAATTAGGCAGTTTATTTTCTCCTGTATAGAGAAGTCTGCAGGCAGGCAGTTCAAATAGATTACTCTATTGTGCTACTTGGAATCCTGGTTCTTTGTCCTTCTACTCAGCCTTCCTTGGGTTGGCTCCTCACTGACACAATGTAGTTAGTGTGTTACCTCAGCTATTCATTCTGCATTTCAGGACAAAGGCATGGGGAGAGCAAAGGACAAAAGGTGTATGGCAGCTGAGGCTCAGTTTTAAAGCATCTTTTATTGAAGCCTCACCAAACACTGTATACATATATCTCATTGACATGAACTGTTTTATAGGATTGTTTCTATCTGCAAAGGATTCTGGGAAAATGTAGTTTTTGAGCAGAGTCCCTAAAAATTCAAGTTCTGTtagtgaagaagaagaagaggagacagTATGTTGTGGGGTAGGCAATTAGATATCTGTACGTAGATTCTTCTGCAAGACTGATAATCTCTAAGCTGAGAATGCTTGAGAAGGACCAAGTTCAGCGCAGAAGTGCATAGATAATGTACTAGACGACTTCAAGCTCTGAAACACGTTATAACAGAAAGTTCAGAAATTCTAGGCCAGAAGTGTTTGAtgttcacaaaataaaatgaagacatgttAATACCTTGTTtaacatcattaagaaaatgtcATTTCTAGGTACATAAAAGCAGAATTTGTCGCCTGAATTCAAGACTACTTCATTCCATTTCCTTCAACAGAGTAAAAAGAGtcacaggaaaggaagaacagCTAGTTAAATAACACGTATCCTACTAACGCCCTAAGAGATGTGGATCTGTTCAACTGAAATAGGTCACTGTTTTTTTTACTCATTTCAAGAATGTACAGAAGATTCTGAGTAAAGAATTCATGTATATTACATGGAGTTCAAAAATGTGCAAAAAAGATGGTCCAGTCTCAGGCTGGCTGATGAGGTTTAGGTAAGTGGGAACAGAAACAATGATTCTGATGGACAGAGTCAGGGATATCTGGGGTAATGGTGATGCAAGGCAGTTGGAAGAATTCAGTGACATGATCGTTCCTGGACTAAATGACtctgagaaatattttaactttacAGATAAAATCACCTATAAAGTTTCTATTTGCTTATTAATTTACACTTGCCAGAGAGACACTATTCTTTCATTCACCATTCAGTGACCTTTCAAGAGATTATACTTATTATTGATTTACcttaaaaggatagaaaataaatgactgaTATGGTCCTCTACTATACTCCTATACATCAGGTTTCTCTATGAGCCACAGGTCTGATTCTGGTTGTTTCCATTCTTCTCCAAGCAGTGTGTTAAAACTGAAAAGCTTGAAGTATTCCAGACGATGgctaaatacaaagaaaaaagaaggtggGAATTGAAATGAATTATGCATTTGTGAAATAGTTGTCCTGAAGGGTTATTCATTTTGTCACATCTGTGATAGGACAACATTCTATTTTAAGAATACCAAAGGTATGATATATTCTAcatgtacaatttttttcattctggctctgaaaatatttatccacatCCCAAAGCACTCCCCTTTCAATTCTACAAACAGCTGCCTCCCAGCTGaggggagaaataaaaatcaacccTCAAAATCTGACTCATTCCATCTAGGCTTAAAACATATTATACTcttacagatatttttatatttaaattttgatatggTTTATATCAGTCATTGAAACAATTGCTTTAAAGTTTCAGTTCCAGATGTTAGAGGATAGACTCCTTGGTCCTTTCTTTCCAGGAACACCATTTAACTATTATAGAGATTTCTATTGTGGCTTAATAGGAGAGAAAGGTTTGCTAACAGTGGAACTCAGCTCTCTAGGAAATAATGGGCCTTTACTCTGCCCGAGCCGATGGTATAATCACACTTTACCTGGGGTAAGCCTCCAATCACATATAAGTGAGGGGCCTGAACGCCAAGAGGTGCTAGGTGGAAAAGAACCACAGAAACAAGCCATGTTGGTGTGAGGGCCTGAGTCATTTGCATCTAGATTCCTGTCCCCCATTCTGCCCACCTGGTCAGACTGAACCACTGAGTCACAACTGTTAATCCCAGGTGACGAGGTTAAGGAACCAACAGTGAAGGAtaagagacaggaaaagagaTAGAGGCTAGTGAGAAAGAGTCAGGACTggggagaaaagcaaaaggaaaaggggaaagtgTGTCAGGCAGGATAAAGGGATAGGCTAGAAGAGATGAAGGCAAAGTAGAGCGAAGAGCATGACAGGAAGGAGAGGGCACACAGGGAGAGGAGGGACAGCACTGCCCAAGGGTAAGAAGGCAGGAAAGTCCCTCTACCATGGTACACAGCCCGTGAGGATTCTCTGTTATGCTCCTCTGAATGCAGACCCAACAGACTGTCCTGGCCACACTGAGTACACTCAGAGATACAGAGCGTGaatcccagtttgcccaggacaGCAGCCTTTCCTCCCTAGGGGAATAGCGTTTGCTGCAGGCCATGAAGCATTCAGGAGGCTGCCCAGGAGCTATATTCTCCTTTGGTGACAGCTTCAAGTTAGGCAAGTGTCGGAGATGTGTTGGCTTACATGCCTGCTGCCCCACAGGAGCCAGTACCTCCTGTAATAAGGCCACAGGCAGAGCTTCTAGGGTCCCCGCAGGGAACACGACTGTTAAAGGGAAATCCAAAGCCATGCTGTCCCCATCAGGCATTTAtagtttattcaaaatgccatCAGTCCAGATGCAACTTACCAATTAGGAGTCCTTTTTATCATAAGCAATGTGGCTTAGAAACCTGGTTGACACTTTTACCCTTATGCGGTTACCAGGGGAAGAGGGCTAGAGAGTTAACTGTAGGTTGGTTACATTCTCCAGGAACAAGGGAAAGAATTTATTAACCTTTTGTTCACACCAGAAAACAGGATGCCCCTGGCCATCTAGCTCTGAAAGGGGTCATAAAAGAATTTGCAACCATACTTCCACAGCAGTTGTTGCAATATTCACTAAGCAAGACTTTTCTCACACTGCTATGGAAATATAAATGCTATACTGatagcagaaagagagagagactagtCTGTCCAAAGTGAGTCTGTCAAGTATGTACTGAGGACCATCAAGAAACACAGTTCCCTACGAGGTGTTTGTACACGTAGGTCTTCTTTGACTGAGGGCAGTTATCACTGCTCTACCAAGAATTAATTTCCAAAAAGCTCACAGTTGGAACATATCTTCATTGGTTTCCTACTTACAAATCAGGTTTTTGTCCTTGTTGCAGTTCATGTTGAGGTACAGGGTAAAGAGCTTCATAGcttcttttatcttttgatcCATGAATTGCAAATGAATTGAATTTTGTCACATTTGGTGGAAAATAACTCCAAGGGAGATAAGCTCTGCCTTCCCATTTTGTCTCTCCTTTGGACACTTTGAATGATAGAGCAAGTTCTTGCTACAGAAACAATATGTGAAATACAAAAGGCAAATTCAGATTTACactataaacatatatattaaacatatatttaaacgtatatattaaatattatatatatcttGTACATGATGGTAAGGATTtttgtctcatatttttatttactcactTTCCACACATTTCTTCTTCCAGAGAGTAAAAGCACCAAATGTTGTCCATGACTGTCAAAATTAAAATTCCCCATCAGTGTTTGAAAGAGacaaacattattttcttcaCCATCCTTCATATCTGCAATGTATGTATTTGTAACTAAATGTCCAAATAATTAAAAGATGCAATATGAATGTTGGATAATTATAGGAAGAGCCAATGTATTCAGTTAACTTAGAAATGACACCTTTGAGTTTACCATTTTACAGACAATTATAGTCATAGGCATAAAGGTACACACGTTCAAATTGCTTTTTTATATTCGccaaataagaaaatacacaaaagacTTCAATTGGTTAGATGATGCAAAGTATGCAAAGGGGTGGGAGAATATCATGGCATTTGGAATTTATAATAAACcaatttcaaaaactaaaataccTTAAGGGAAGGAAGTTGGCACCAATTTCTAGGTCTGAATCCAACAATTTTACTACAGGTTATTTCTATAAGAAAACTGTCCTGAAGCTCATAAGGAAgacaaaaagtacaaaacataCATTGTCTACAATGAGTCAACATGCTAAAGATTTTAATTTGTGTCTACTCTCTCACCCAACTCTCCCACCTAACTCTTTCACCCCACTGCTTCAACCTGTCTGCTTCTGGTGTTTTCCTGCTTTCAACCATCAATTTAGATACTGATGTCACATTTTCAAAGGCATACACAATATATCCTCAAAAGGagactaataccgtgtttcccagaaaataagactgggtcttatattaatttttgctccaaaagatgcattagggcttatgttcaagggatatcatcctgaaaaatcatgttagggcttattttcaggttaggtcttatttgcggggaaacatggtaagagagCATAATTGAGACTAGCTAGGTCAATAAGAATCAAAGGATTTCAAGTATGTAGTTACATGAAACAAATTTATTGTCTCTGGAAAAGACGCTATCTAAACATTTCTACATAGATAGCTTTTCAGGGAGGATTTCATTCACCAAATTATTCAAATAGCAGACAAGTATTCTTTTCCtctactatttttattcttattatgcAAGCTTAAGAATATCTTAGAAGTAAAAGTTCTTGCAAATTACAACAACAGTATTCTTCACCTTGCTTCCCAAGAGATTAATTAACTGTTGCAGGAGTTGATTACCTAAAGCAAAATCATGATTCTTGATTATTGACCATCTTAATGTATATAAAACCAAACTACtgaagatttttttaacttttagaatttattaattttgtacatAACGGTTATTGTGTAATTCCTTAAGAAAAGGGAATCTAATTATCCTATTCATCCAATGTCAAGTCATCACTTTATGAAAACAAAGTGATATTTTCatctagtaaaaataaaatgaaggataaaattaaagaattctaGCAGATC includes:
- the LG07H4orf33 gene encoding UPF0462 protein C4orf33 homolog isoform X2, producing the protein MAFKIEHTWDGFPVKHEPVFVRLNPGDGGVMMEVSAPFFNDPPAPPGEPGKPFNELWDYEVVEAFFLNDITEQYLEVELCPHGQHLVLLLSGRRNVWKQELALSFKVSKGETKWEGRAYLPWSYFPPNVTKFNSFAIHGSKDKRSYEALYPVPQHELQQGQKPDFHRLEYFKLFSFNTLLGEEWKQPESDLWLIEKPDV
- the LG07H4orf33 gene encoding UPF0462 protein C4orf33 homolog isoform X1, with product MIPSKKETAATTGFLYVLPDVAYAFTSIRSLQMAFKIEHTWDGFPVKHEPVFVRLNPGDGGVMMEVSAPFFNDPPAPPGEPGKPFNELWDYEVVEAFFLNDITEQYLEVELCPHGQHLVLLLSGRRNVWKQELALSFKVSKGETKWEGRAYLPWSYFPPNVTKFNSFAIHGSKDKRSYEALYPVPQHELQQGQKPDFHRLEYFKLFSFNTLLGEEWKQPESDLWLIEKPDV